The genomic window ATCGAATCAACCAAATGATATTCAAGtacagcttacgatttctcgaacttgttcgagaagagatttctcgcgagtatTGCCTTCTCGCGAGAGTCTCGAATCTCGaactactcgtaaggctcgcgaacaaaattatatgtataatataatttatatatatatatatgtaaatatgtatgttttcagttaagtgtcattggaaagcaatatgatcaacaaaaaagttacaagtaaaaaaaataataccctgtgaacaagtacagctgggtataaaaacaagtgtataaatactgtctatACAGCgtttaagtttatgtcgagaagctcgcgagatttatgAGTACTTCGAGAGATGAGAATCTCGTGAGAAGTCGAGTCTCGAAAATCTCACTTCTGTTTAAGAAGAAATCGTAACTCTATCTTCGAGAATATGGCAAACTCTGTGGAAAGATAAATCTAGGAAGCTCTCAAAAAACAGTCGACCATCACGGTTAGGATTATATGACCACAATTAACCttataggccataccgcccctAACCACCTAATGCCATGAGGAACTTGCGGCCGCAAGAGTatcacctgctaaatatgtgtatgatttaTTCATATTTCTAACAGGACTCccttcgcgtaggtgaggtttatAATTGAGtagcagaagctctgaagctataaagctttataTTGCTCTTATCTACCCCTTGAATCGAGTGTCGATGAAAACACTCCAcacaggttttggagagtgtAATAGATGTTCATAGCCCTTTTCCAGGTAtatgtagatccggtacattcTTTTAATAAGTCCCATTAAGGCTCACAATTCGCATAGTAACTTTAGATCATCACAGCCTCGTTCCCCACAACCCCTAGGAACTACTACCTGACGTCTAAATTCTTGGTAGATTTATAAGCCTCTTGGCCGACGACAGCCTAATATCTCAATCTCAGGGGCCGCTGCATTCTTAGGTATATGGGAATCTTTCAAAAATGTTCGTCTAGAAGAAAAAGAAGATGCTTTCTATACCATTGGTAGTGAAGCGGCCTTGTTGAAGTGTAAACAAGTAAATGAGTAAACTCGTGTGTATAACAACAAGAAATAGGCGATCCGCTTCGCTGATATCTATAACGTAGGCAGAAGCCAATAAGGCTACGGTATCTTATACTCATTGTATCATGAGCTGTGTAGTTCAAAATTATTTGCCCTAGCCTGGGAGGTATTGAGGTCACAGCACATCCTTGTGCTTTACTGGGATAAAATAGTTGTAAAATAGTAAAACGTGTTGACCTTGGTTGTACAAGCCGATTATTCGACCGATTCTAACATACCGAGCACTAGCCTAAGGGAGGGCGGTCGAGGCGAACTACATAAAAAACATGTTTGCACTGATGGCTTAAACCTATCAACACCAGCAGAATCGTTGCAAATCCTTACTGGCTTGTCCTGATTAGGAATTTCCCATTGTACGATCAATTTTATGGCGCCCTGTCGCAAAGGACGCCGACATAGCGTATAAATGCTTGAAAGCTTTCTGCACCCTAAATATAGATGATGATGCAGATGAGAAGATGTATGTCGGACGTGGTTTGGAATAGGGCGAGCATTAAAGGAGCTGAAAATTCTAGACAGAATTCCTTCGCACACTTATTGAAGTTGACATATGAAAAAGGGTATGTGAGTTAGCATAGATTGGCAGTCCTGATATTTGACTAATTTAACGTTCGCAGTTTTCCAATATTTTGGTGTGGGCGTGACATGTTGCCCTGCTGATTATATGATTTTCTCTGTCAAATTTTAAGGCTGAGGCCGCAGAAATGAAAATCAATATCGCAGCATTGTAAGGTGTGATTTGGGAGGGCGATGTTAAGGTTGAGATAGAGGATAGTTGGAAGACCCTTTATTTTGCCAGTTCATAAAATATgctatatttgaaatattttctgcGTACTCATGAAGGGTGAAGAGCTAGTCACCTTATCAACTTAAGTGCGACGCAGAGAAAATAAAAACATCCAAAGCGCGTAAATATACAAGTGTACGGCTATACCATTTCAAGTTGGATTTTAAAAAGCTTAAATTGGATTTTATAATTTTCAGCTGAATTCTCGAAAGCGTAAGTTGGAATTTAGAATTGTCAGTTCCATTTTAGAAAACGTTAATTGTATTtcagaaaatgtaaaaaaaattataataacactATCCAAATAACATTTACTAAAATCCAACTGCTTGTCGTCactatttcaaatttattttgaaaaacataaattacATTTTAGAAAGGGTCAATTGGATTTCAGTAAGAGTAAAATGGATATTTTCTAAAAGCCAAATTACGTTTTCTAAAACCAAATTGACAATTCTTAAAACCAAATGATGCTTTCAAAGCTCTAATTCAAAATTCTAAATTACAATTGATGCTTTCGGAAATCCAACAGAATATTCTGAATTTCAATTCATACTTTCTAAAATCCATTTGCAAATGGTGtagaaaactaaattaaattaacagGAGCTCGCCCAGCGGCTGAAATTAAACCACATTGGACGTAGCTTAACCGGAAACAGTTATTTTCGGGCTACTTGAAAAAAGCTCTGTCGCCTTCTTATCTGTAACAAAAGATACCGACGATCAAGTTATTGTCCCCAAGGGGTTAACTAGCTTAGagacgtaagaggcgactaaagtaccaaattGATTGAAGATGTTGTAGCGCAACTCGTTCAAGGGCTGTTTATAggttatccaacccaattgtcaaccccagcTACCCATGTTAATTTCTGGTcatttaacagccgaggctccgaGGTCCTTATCAATGTAGGGgggagtgggagggcgggatggccttgaaggtttcatgtggtcgtaCTAAATCgaccccgagatggtcgggctactacCTTAATTAAGCCTGTTACCTGCATCCggaaaagaaccatcaacatcgataacgcccTCCAAGGCCTTCGGAAAGTATCCTattctctacaacaacaacagcaagttaTTGTTTAAAATTGAATTATTACCTATCGCGAATTTTTGCCATCGAGCTATAGGCATCTTATTGGTTTCTAATCGGCTTGTAATCAGTTTCATAACAACACGATGAGTCATCGTTAATAAATAGAAAACACgccgataacatattgataacacTCCTAAAAGAAATCGAtgagttttcgataacaaatacaacatttttctataacaaatcgccaccctttgataacaaattgatgcCGATATAAAATTGGTAACACTGTGATAACTGGCCGATAGCTTTTCGATGAAAACTGATCAAAATAAACGGTTTGTAACAAGAAATTTTGCCGACGAAAAAAACGTTTTTTAGACTTTTTATTGAAATTAATAACCATTGAACGATAATTAAGGAAAGCGTTGACAGGTTTTTGctgaaaacttcttttttttttaatttcaattaatttattgTTCCATATTTTATTTATACTGCCGTTAGCATAACCGATCCACGTTGGTTGTTATGAAAAAGTCGtcataaaataaatatatgaataaaaaCTATACATTTGGAAATATGTTAATCTGAATATGTAGAAATTGAGCAGAtcaaagacaaacaaaaaaatccCCTTTTTGCCATTGAAAAGCTTTGTCGCAGACATTTCACAaacaatttttaacaaataaatgcaaaattTCAAGCCTAATTATATTGTAACTATGCAAGTCGTTGCATATCTACATATCGATGAACATTTTGAGCGCTTTCATTTAATTTACATAAATCTATAAAACAAAAGCATTTAGGTAGTGCAAAAACAGAAATCGTTTAACACTCTATCAGTAAGCAAGATACGACGATTCACTTCCAAAATGAAATTTGCTGCAGCGCTGTTTCTGGCAATTTGCCTGCACCTCGTCCTATGTCATGGTGCGCCTGCGGAGCGTGAAAACTTGGCAACCAATGATCAGGTGCAGCCAGTATCGGTAGCCTTGGAGAATGGACCACAACAAGCGCTACGCGTAGCACGCGGTGGTGGCTACGGAGGCGGAGGAGGTTATGGTGGCTATCCTGGCCATGGTGGCGGTGGTTATGGCGGATTTCCTGGTGGTGGTAGCGACTTTGGTCGTTATCCAGGTGGTAGCTTTGGTGGTCACCGTGGCGGTCATCATGGTGGTGGTTATGGCGTCTACCCTATTGGCGGCTTTGGCGGAGCTCCAGGCGGCGGATTCGGTGGATTTCCCATTGGTGGTTTTGGTGGCAGCCATGTTGGAGGTTTTGGTGGCGGTCAGAGTAGTCAGAGTAGTGCTAGCGCTATTGCCAATTCAAACTCTTACGGTGGTGGTGGTTACTACGGATAAAAAAAAAGAGACGACGCAAATTTGCATCTATAACAAATGTAGTTAGcttttttaatgtaatttattaaaaaaaatattaagaaatcAAAGAAATGTATAGAGAGGAATCGGAGAATGGTTTTGGTCATCCGACAAATCGAACTAGTTGCTACGAATTGCGGTGACACTACCAGCGCGCAAATTCGCTGTTTCATTGCTTGATGATGgctggtacttcgttttgtcttttTCACCCCCGAATTCATCCCTTTCTAATTTTGAACCAGTTTTTGAGGAATCAGTGCTAgggatatttaaattaatttttacagCTGGAAATTTGCCAGTATTGGCTCCTTAGGAATACAGCCTGTTGCCAATATTTACCGTCAGAAATATATTTcgttgttcaattgaaaataaaagTCCACAATTCATATACTTAATTCACAAACTTTAATGTTCAATTCAAatagcatatatgtacatgtaggtAGCAATTTATGACTAATGGAAACAGCAGAAAGTCAGATGATAAATGTTCGCGGAGCGGGCGGGGTATTAGCGATAGCGATGCGGTTAGAAGCGAGCGATTATGTAGACTAAAAAATAATTGCAATGTTTAATAATGATCTAGTCCAATGCAcgtaagcaaaaaaaatttttttttttacaaatgttATTTCAGTTCTCCTTGCAAAACAAGTCTTCCCTTTTTGGAAGAAGGCAAATCTTAACTATTGACCGGACCAACTCTCCATGCGAAGTTTTCAATGTTACTACACGTACGCGCCCATCAGCTCCAGGGTGGCACTTTAAAATACGCGCAAGCAGCCATTTCGTCGGAGGATTAGGATCGCTGAAAACTGCGACCACGTCGCCTTCTTCAATGTTGCGTGAAGGACGAAACCATTTGGTGCGACGTTGCAGGCTTACTAAATATTCATCTCGCCAACGGCGCCAGAAATTTTGCCTCATGGCAGAAATCACTTGCCATCGCTGACGAAGATTTCCACAGAACCCTTGACCCCCAGGTTCTGGGATTGACTTCAATGGTTCCCCCACAATAAAGTGTCCAGGTGTTAGGACCTCTAGGTCTCCCGCATCGGTAGAGTTATCACATATCGGGCGGGAGCTCACACAGGCTTCGATTTCTGTCAGCAGTGTGCTAAACTCTTCATATGACAACAAGGTGTCACTTAATGAGCGTTTCAGGTGATACTTTATGCGTTTGATGCCGGTTTCCCAGTAACCGCCCATATGAGGTGCAGGGGTGGATTGAAACGCCATTCGATATTCGAGTCCGCAAAGAAAGACCGAAGTTTATCGTCACTCATGCACCGTTCAAATGCAGTACGGAGCTCCCTCTCGGCGCCAAcgaagttagtaccattgtctgACATTAGGATCTTACAAAAGCCTCTACGATTCGTGAACCTTCTAAAAGCATTAAGAAACGCTGTCGTTGATAAGTCACACACAAATTCGAGATGCATAGCGCCAGTGCACATACAAACAAATGAGCAGATGTAGCCCTTGGTAGATTTAGCTCCTCTTCCGTgggtaaatttatacaaaaaaggtCCAGCACAGTCATTCGCAGTGTGGGTGAAACAACGGGCGTATGTTGTGCGAACCGCTGGCAGATCACCAATTGCCTGTGTAGCAAGATTTCGATTTAAACAGGTACATTTCACGCACTTACGATATACGTTGCGAATCAGGTTACGAGCGCCAACAACCCAGTATCGACGTTGCAATATTGTCTGCATTATGCGGGGCCCAGCATGCAAAGTGAACTTATGTATCTCGCAGATTATTAGCGTTGCAAGTGGGCATTTCTTTGGTATGATTATAGGATGTCGTACATCCGGTGTCACTTGAGCATTTTTCAACCTACCGCCGACACGCAGAACATTGTTTTCATCCAGAAACGGCTGCAAACGCAAAATACTACTGCGAAGCGGAATTGATCTTTTAGCGCTGCAATGAGAAATTTCATTAGAAAAATAAAACTGTTGCGTATACCTGATAAGACGAAGTTCAACTTCCAATTGGAGGGCCATTACACCTTCTAGCATTGGGCTTTTTATTGGCTCGAACGTTGAAAATGAAGCGTAGGACGTATGCCATAATACGGCGAAGCTTGGAGTGCGATGAGTACTACGTCATCACAGACCAGTGGTCACTGGAATCAGTTACATGGACTCGAACGTTGTTTCGGATGCCTAAGTCTGTCGTATGGTGTGTCGGTGAATTGTACGTCCAATATTGTTCAGCTTTTCTTAGAAATTCAGGACCACTCCACCACAGCTGCTGATGTAATAACTCGACGGGGGATATCCCTCTTGATGCGCAATCTGCAGGATTAAGTTCGGAACGAACGTGGTTCCAACACTCCGGAGGTAAGACCTCATGAATTTCGGCGACGCAATTGGCGATGAAGGTCGTCCATCTGCTGGGATGAGCTGGCAGCCATGCCAATTTGATGGTGGAGTCTGTCCAGGCGAACAATGGATAGCGGAGATCTGGCAAGCTTTGTAGGACATTCCGCGTAAGTTTGCAGGCGAGATGCGTAGCGCACAGCTGGAGCCGTGGTAACGTTGTTGATTTAAGCGGCGCCACCTTGGTCTTTGATGAAATTAACGCAACAGTAATGCTGCCATCGCTGAGTGTTGTGCGCTCGTACATAGCGGCAGCATACGCGACCTCAGAGGCATCCGCGAAGACGTGAAGTTGAGTAAATGACCTAGCTGCTTCCATGCCAATCCAGCGATTCACCTTTAAGTATGCAAGCCTTTGCAGTTCTGTGCGGTGTTCCAGCCACTTACCAGCGATCGACTCAGGAATGCGGTCATCCCAATCTACCTTTGTGCGCCAAATGTCCTGAAACCACATCTTTGATTTTATAGTTGTTGGCGCAAGAAGCCCTAGCGGATCAAAGAGAGCAAATGTAAAATAGTCTCCCTCTGTGTTCCAACTGAGCCCTAAGGCGTGAACATCCGTATCATCGATGACATAATGCGATATGGTTTCAGGTGTATCACAAATGCTTGCCCTTAGCTCCGCACAGTTTGACGCCCACTTTCGGAGCTCAAATTCACCTTCGTTTAATATTGCGGATACTCCTTGCTGCAGTGACCGAAGCTCTTCTTTACTAGACGCGCCGGTAAGCAGATCATCCATATAAAAGTCCTTGAAAATAACATTAACGAATTTAGCACACCCATTCAATGAGTCCCGTGCCGTTTGTTGAAGCGACCGAACAGCTAGATGAGATGCAGCTGCTACTCCGTATGTTTCACGAACCATGCGAAAATCCTGGATAGGCTGCGATGGATTGCTACGCCACACTATGCGTTGAAAATAGGAATGTTTAGGAGACACGCAAACCTGACGATACATTTTTGCGATATCAGCTGTTACAGCATAGCGGTGGGTTCTAAAACGAATTAAGATATTGTACAAATCTTGCTGAAGTTGAGGTCCGACGAACAACGCGTCATTCAGCGAGTTTCCGGACGACGATTTGGCGGAAGCATTGAATACTACCTAAGTTTGGTCGTGATACTAGTATCCTTTACAACGGGATGATCGGGCATGTAGTAAGTTTGGTTTAACGTGTCTGAAGCGGGCTGCATATGGTTCATTTCGATTAGCTGCTTCATAAAATCATTGTAGCGCAAACGAAGTTCACTTTCACGAGCAAACCTTCTTTCGAGACGCAGCAGGCACTGAATGGCAAGGTTCCGCGAATCTCCCAATGGTACATCGGATTTCAACTGCAACTCAACGATGAACCGTCCGTCAGAAGCTCGCTGATGCGTTGCCTCAAAATAATCTTGGCAATAGCGTTCTTCGGGCGTAAGGTATGTCCTTTGAGGCGCCTCTTCTAACTCCCACAACCTAGTCAACGCGCGATCTGACTGAACCTCGCAGCATAGTGATTGTAAGTGTTGTACAGCAGACCCTGTCCCACTTAGTCTTCCGAATAGCGCCCATCCAAACACCGTCCGTTAAGTCTTAGGGGTTCCGGGTGGTCCCTTTACAAATTCTGGACAGACAAGCTGATCCATGACGTCCATGCCAACCAATATGTCGATATGCCCAGGGTGCATAAATTGTGGATCGGCTAGAAGCAAGCCTTGAATATGCGGCCACGGAGAGACAGCTACAGACTGCGTTGGCAAATCACTTGTGATTTTTGGCAAGATAAGAGCATTGATGACAAATCGCTGATCGGTGAAATAAGAAGAAAGAGAAAGTGATACCTCACCTCTAGCTTGACCTCCTTGCGCTGATCCAATGCCAGTTATATACACTTCGGAGGCTGTTCGCGGTAGACCCAAGCGTTGCACACACGCCTCGGTTACAAAAGAGGCATGGTAGCCAGAATCGAAAAGCAAACGAGCGGGTTGCCATCGG from Eurosta solidaginis isolate ZX-2024a chromosome 3, ASM4086904v1, whole genome shotgun sequence includes these protein-coding regions:
- the LOC137247054 gene encoding holotricin-3-like translates to MKFAAALFLAICLHLVLCHGAPAERENLATNDQVQPVSVALENGPQQALRVARGGGYGGGGGYGGYPGHGGGGYGGFPGGGSDFGRYPGGSFGGHRGGHHGGGYGVYPIGGFGGAPGGGFGGFPIGGFGGSHVGGFGGGQSSQSSASAIANSNSYGGGGYYG